Proteins encoded by one window of Rutidosis leptorrhynchoides isolate AG116_Rl617_1_P2 chromosome 7, CSIRO_AGI_Rlap_v1, whole genome shotgun sequence:
- the LOC139859110 gene encoding uncharacterized protein, which produces MGICTSTHSTSIATAKLILTDGTLQEFSYPIRVSHIINKNPSTFICNSDEITFDDVVSPLNDNEELQLGQLYFALQLTNLKHPLQPQEIAALAVKASTALAVADVSTVGLTKKTSYNVGGKRQNFKVMLDVIPE; this is translated from the exons ATGGGCATTTGCACATCAACCCATTCAACTTCAATAGCCACCGCAAAACTAATCCTAACCGACGGAACCCTACAAGAATTCTCATATCCAATCAGAGTCTCCCACATCATCAACAAGAATCCATCAACATTTATCTGCAACTCCGACGAAATAACCTTTGACGACGTCGTTTCACCCCTTAATGACAACGAAGAGCTTCAACTTGGTCAACTCTACTTTGCACTTCAGCTGACTAATCTCAAACACCctctccaacctcaagaaatagctGCATTGGCAGTTAAAGCTAGTACCGCATTGGCG GTGGCGGATGTTTCGACTGTTGGGTTGACCAAGAAAACTAGCTACAACGTTGGTGGAAAGAGACAGAACTTTAAGGTTATGTTAGATGTTATACCGGAGTAG